The Halostagnicola larsenii XH-48 region GCAAGTCCTCTGTGCGACGAACCTCGGCAGCGTCCGAATCGCCGGCTTCAAATCCGAGGCGCTGACCGTCGGCGTTCCCGACGAAGACGGATTCCCCGTGCTCGTCGAACCCGACGAGGCGGTTCCACTTGGCGGCGTGCTGTTTTGAGCGGGTCGAGACGGAGACGCCACTGTGAAACCGGTGACCACTTTCGCCGCGGAACCCGCAGGTCTTTTGCGATGGAAGGATAGTCCTCGTGTATGACAGAGGCGACGGGTATCGTCGGCGAGTTTCTCTCGCTCAAGGAGACCACCGACGCCGAGGTGCTGGCGATGCAGTGTGGCGACTTCTACGAGTTCTTCGACGAGGACGCCGAACTCGTGGCCGAGGAACTCGACCTCAAGCTCTCACAGAAGTCCTCCCACGGGTCGTCGTATCCGATGGCGGGCGTTCCGCTCGACGACCTCACGCCCTACCTCAAGGCCCTCGTTGAGCGCGGCTACCGCGTCGCCGTCGCCGACCAGTACGAAACCGACGAGGGGCACGCGCGCGAAATCGTTCGCGTCGTGACCCCCGGCACGCTCCTCGAGACGACCGACGCCGACGCGCAGTATCTCGCGGCCGTCGTCGAGGACGGCGCTGCAGGCGGGTCGGCAGGCGCGTCACCGACTGCCGACGTCGGTGACGACGCGTCCTACGGCCTGGCGTTCGCCGACGTGACGACCGGACGATTCCTCGTCGCGAGCGGCGAGGACAGCGCGGAGACGTTGACGGAACTGTATCGATTCGATCCCGTCGAGGTGTTGCCGGGTCCTGCGGTTCGCAACGACGACGAACTCGTTCAGCGGATTCGCGATCGGACCGACGCGACGTTGACCCTCCACGAGGCCGAATCGTTCGCGCCCAAACGCGCCGAGCACGTCGTTCGCGAGCAGTTCGGACGCGAACCGCTCGAGGGCCTCGACGTTCCCCGACCCGCGATTTCGGCGGCGGGGTCGATCCTCTCGTACGTCGAGGAGACCGGAGCCGGCGTGCTCGCGTCGATGACCCGGATCACGACCCACCGCAGCGACGATCACGTGACCCTCGACGGCACGACCCAGCGCAACCTCGAGCTAACCGAGACGATGCAGGGCGACCGCGAGGGGTCGCTGTTCGCGACCATCGACCACACCGAGACGAGCGCGGGCGGGCGGCTTCTCAAAGAGTGGCTGCAGCGACCTCGAAGATCGCAGTCGGTCCTCGAGGAGCGCCAGCAAAGCGTCGCCGCCCTCGCTTCGGCCGCGCTGGCTCGCGACGAACTCCGCGAGGTGCTCGGGGCGGCCTACGATCTCGAGCGACTGGCCTCGAAAGCGACCCACGGAAGCGCCGATGCGCAGGACCTGGTCGCGGTTCGAGAGACGCTCGAGGTGCTGCCGCAGATCGCCGACGTAATCGATTCGGACGCGGAGTTAGGCGAGTCGCCGCTCTCGGCGATCGTGGATCGGCCGGACCGAACGGCGGTCGCCGACCTCTGGGAGATGCTGGAGGAAGCGATCGCCGAGGAACCGCCCTCGACGGTGACCCAGGGCGGCTTGCTCCAGCGGGGCTACCGCGAGGAACTCGACGAGGTGATCGACCGCCACGAGGCGGTCCGACGATGGCTCGAGAACCTCGCCGACCGAGAGAAGCGCGAATACGGACTGAGCCACGTCACCGTCGACCGGAACAAGACCGACGGCTACTACATTCAGGTGGGCCGGTC contains the following coding sequences:
- the mutS gene encoding DNA mismatch repair protein MutS, which encodes MTEATGIVGEFLSLKETTDAEVLAMQCGDFYEFFDEDAELVAEELDLKLSQKSSHGSSYPMAGVPLDDLTPYLKALVERGYRVAVADQYETDEGHAREIVRVVTPGTLLETTDADAQYLAAVVEDGAAGGSAGASPTADVGDDASYGLAFADVTTGRFLVASGEDSAETLTELYRFDPVEVLPGPAVRNDDELVQRIRDRTDATLTLHEAESFAPKRAEHVVREQFGREPLEGLDVPRPAISAAGSILSYVEETGAGVLASMTRITTHRSDDHVTLDGTTQRNLELTETMQGDREGSLFATIDHTETSAGGRLLKEWLQRPRRSQSVLEERQQSVAALASAALARDELREVLGAAYDLERLASKATHGSADAQDLVAVRETLEVLPQIADVIDSDAELGESPLSAIVDRPDRTAVADLWEMLEEAIAEEPPSTVTQGGLLQRGYREELDEVIDRHEAVRRWLENLADREKREYGLSHVTVDRNKTDGYYIQVGRSVADEVPDHYEQIKTLKNSKRFTTPELEDKEREILRLEERRGDLEYELFESLREDVAAEAALLQDVGRALATVDALSSLATHAAANGWVRPELRRDGDLEIDQGRHPVVEQTTEFVPNDVRMTDDRGFLVVTGPNMSGKSTYMRQVACIVLLAQVGSFVPAREAEIGLVDGIFTRVGALDELAQGRSTFMVEMSELSNILHTATEESLVILDEVGRGTATYDGISIAWSATEYLHNEVRAKTLFATHYHELTGLAEHLPRVANVHIAADERDGDVTFLRTVRDGPTDRSYGIHVADLAGVPGPVVDRARDVLGRLREEKAIEAKGDGSSEPVQAVFDLSSGTMERSATTDGGEAASKSATQASLETAASSETDADREAALEPEKADVLADLEDVDVNETSPIELLTKVQEWQRRLEDE